From Cinclus cinclus chromosome 2, bCinCin1.1, whole genome shotgun sequence, one genomic window encodes:
- the NDP gene encoding norrin — MGNHVLAASISMLSLLVMVGDTDSKTDGSFLIDSDPSRCMRHHYVDSISHPLYKCSSKMVLLARCEGRCSQTSRSEPMVSFSTVLKQPFRSTCHCCRPQTSKLKAMRLRCSGGMRLTATYRYILSCHCEECNS; from the exons ATGGGAAATCATGTACTCGCAGCTTCGATTTCCATGCTCTCGCTGCTGGTGATGGTGGGAGACACGGACAGTAAAACAGACGGGTCCTTCCTGATCGACTCCGACCCCAGCCGCTGTATGAGGCACCACTACGTGGACTCCATCAGCCACCCCCTCTACAAGTGCAGCTCCAAG ATGGTGCTGCTGGCTCGCTGCGAAGGTCGCTGCAGCCAGACCTCGCGCTCGGAGCCCATGGTTTCCTTCAGCACCGTCCTGAAGCAGCCCTTCCGCTCCACCTGCCACTGCTGCCGGCCACAGACCTCCAAGCTGAAGGCCATGAGGCTGCGCTGCTCGGGGGGCATGCGGCTCACGGCCACCTACCGCTACATCCTCTCCTGCCACTGCGAGGAGTGCAACTCCTAG